DNA sequence from the Daphnia pulex isolate KAP4 chromosome 8, ASM2113471v1 genome:
GGCGTTGTTGGGAATTGGAGACTACCGTCCCCCCGTGTCACGCTCGTcattatattttctctctccggtACGGTAGCTGCCGGTCCTGCTGTAACGTGAAcctcctttttgtgtgtgtgtgtgtgtgcctacTGTACGCTATCTTTTCTCTGTTTCCGCGTCCGGCTGTCTCCCGCTTGCTTAATGAGCCGCTACCTTTCGCACAATCTTTGTCTACATGGTGTGTGTCTCTCTTATACTGTGAATTCTCCAGCACAGGAGAGACCCCAAACATTTTGTTACGTTTGGAAATCCGGTATTGAAAATAATCGTCCGACTGgagggaaacaaaagaaaaatgggggaGCTGAACGGATATGTGCGGGGGTACCTATGGAAATAATTATACCGAAAATGACTTTTACACGCACGACAATGCGATGATAAGGCGGCACGGCCGAGCGATGAAACGGAACGAAACAGTCCGAGCGAGTTGTTCGGAAAATCACGCAGCGCACAATAGAAACGAATCCGCTATGTATAGAAATGGACGATAAGAACTGGATTCCATAAACAGGCGAGGGGGGCATTTTACTCTCattgtttttcatcatcaacCAAAGTTGACCCCGAACGCAGAGCGCAAAACCTCCATCGTTCATCACGTCAGTTAGCCGTTAATAAAAGTGTCATCGCTCTTGTTCCACCGCCGCCGCAACTGTTCTACCACCGCCTTAGGACCGAACCTACTTTTAACTTCGACCACTATACAACAACACAAGTTGGCCAAAGTTTTCCTGTGATGGGCGTGAAaagcggtggcggcggtggcaaACGTTCACTCCACAAAGTGCGTGACCGCCGGCACACGATTCAAAAGCTGAAgggtggggggaaaagaaaaggttgatGCTATACAGAGCCTGGGCTAAAAGGAAGCCGTATGAAGgctgaaaagtgaaaaccgGATGATCACAGTCAAAGATGATGGGCATTAAGACAAGCACAAAAGATCAAGAGACATGACCCCTGAACTCTCGACTCTGTCGGAGCGCAATCACTCGTCGTCGTAACTGGTGAGTTGCTCTTAAGAATCTGACAGAGATGAAGAATCACCGAGGATGAACGACGACGcaccaggggggggggggggaaatcgTCTGGCTACTAAAATATTTGCCATCGCTGCCTTACTACTCGACGATTCTTTAATTTCACTAATCTCTGCGTATCATATACATGAATGTATACCAGAGATGCCTCTCGTAACTTGCTCGCCGGCAATAAAGTCAGTCGATTATGACGCAAGACGCAAGGGGGGAAAGATAGATGTGCAAACGGCTAGATTATGCGGCATTCAACTCAGCAGTTATGCTATAGGAAAAGACTTATTCCAGCCCGTTTTCTACATTATGgtcgaagaagagaagaaagccatcaaccggaaaaaaagatacatctactataaaaaaacaagatgggTAGAATGAGCGAACATCAATTATTTCTCTGATTCCGAAATTGCCATCCGATCTGAGATGCATGCATCTTTTAACCCAGTGTACGTGGAAGGACGTAGTTGATGGCTGGCTTCTTATGGTGCCCGCCAGTTTAATTGCGTGGCAAATTGCGTAACTACAATGAGAGCACAAACGCATCAACTCGTTCGTTATCTGACAAACCTCCCGCCATGTCCATAATTCAATTTGTGAttataaaacaacaattcaCGATTAATAACTgtcttttgattgaaaaataaagggatAAAACGCCGGGAATCTGTGATAGCAAATTTTAGTAAACCTTAGGCAACCCTGGAATTAAATTTGTAGGTGTGAAACGTTTACGTTGCTTAATATCTGAAGTTCTGAACGTCGACTTGTCGACGAGTAAAACTGAAGTTGTGTGTGCATTGAATAGGTCGACCAATTGCCCAATTCATTGAAATTTCCATCATGCTACAAAAGACgctatttgaattttgtgttgATAGCATCATAGAAGAAATGGAACGTGGATGGGGGCGAAAGTCAAGTAAGGGCTCGGACATCGTCGACCCAGAGGTTTCGTCAAATCCCTTGGAACATTTACGTGAGTATCAGTTTAAACTTTATTACGCATTCTGAATATTCGTGATTGTCTTACATTTAATTACAGCCACGGCGATTTTAGAAGAAGTAGTTCGTattcttggaaaaaaagaattactgGAAAAATATCTTAGATGGATTATTCTTCCACAACTTCACACTTTAGATCTATCGTTAGAGGGTTGTGAAGACAGAAACCAGCATTCTGAAAAGCAAATGTTTGAACACTTAAAGTGTGCTTCCCTCAAATGCTCAGTATATTAATACATTTTGCTATTGTGGGTGTGTAGggtatcaattgttttttgcCTCTAATATTATAGatgctgaaaaatttgaaactaacTCACAATGTGCTTAATGAGGAGAATTTCATTGGATTGCTACCCACATTCAAAAATTTGCAAGCATTAGATGTTTCACATACCTCAGTAGGAGACAATTGCATGTGGGCTGTGGGAACTCACTGCAAATATTTGAGGTGTGccattaataaatttaatattttaattacttttttttattattttcaattttaatttgaaagatCTCTGAATGTTGGGCTCTGTCGGGAAGTGACAGATTTTGGAATCCAAGGATTATGTCTTGATTacattgaaaaagaagatgatgaagataaGCGAATTTCTAAAGCAGGTGATCTTGAATGGCAAGAAAACTGCGCACCTCCTCGACTTAGCAACTCATTGGAAATACTACATTTGTATGGAACAAAAGTTACTGATAAAGGACTTCAAGAGGCTCTTCAGAAACTACGTTCCTTGAAGATATTAGAACATTATTCTACCGTGGAAGTACTCGGCGAAATGCATCGAGAAGATTGGGAAAACActgaaaaaaggaacaaaattccaaaatacGCTTTGTCCAAGTTTGTTATCAGAAATGCCAATGAGCAAACCTCAATTGATCGCGTTCATAGAGCGGTGTCCCATTGCCCTTTAATTAccattttatggatttttggAAGACACTACATGGATAACGCTAATTTTGATGTCATCATGATTCCGATTGTTAACATGATTGGGAATTCGCTTAAAGAGTTTACgctttattcttttaatagTTTCAACTTATGCACCATTATCGATTGTTGTCCTAATCTACGCAAACTCGAACTTTGTAACAGTGATTGCGACACTGGGCctattgttgaaaaaaagaaatactctAATAtccaagaaaggaaaacactGGGAAAACTTCAAGAACTAACTCtacgattttttgaaatctcaACCGATGACTTAATTACACTCATGTCGTCGTCTTCCCTGAAGTCTATTGTACTCTGCAGATGCGAAACTTTCAACGACGACATCCTACAGCAGGCATATGATCAGCACTCATTTCCTAACCTTGAATACTTGGAATTATACAAATGTCCTCTCGTGACTGAAAGAGGGataaatttcttgttgaagGAGAGAACTCCGTTAAAAAAGATCAAGATCATTGGAAGTTGGCGAATGTATAGTAAAGAGAAAGTAGAAGATTGGAATTTGCAAATGGTTCTGAAAAACCGGcaattggacatcgaattttTAGTGGATTAGAACATTCACCCATTTTTGTCTATCATTACCAACGCCTATTCAACGAAGCCAGAAATTCGCTTGCTTTTTACGAATGAATCAACACTTGTCTGATTAGAAATTGTGCCGTTCACCTCCGTTACTTTGTCCAAACCTACTGTACCTCTGTGACAATACAAAAGGATGATTCGGgatataatgttttttttgtgtgtttgtttgcttATGAATTGGGGAAAATAAGGgttcagatttttaaaagggGAATCAAATTACTAATGACTCGACTTATGGCTgtaaaaaacgtaaaaaaaataactaaaaaaaaattggggagttagtcaaaataataatgaagcgACCAccggttttttaaatgtaatctTCCATTATTTAGTTGACATTGGGATTgaaatttccttcttttcctatTCAGTGTTATCTAAGCTCAGCGTTTGCTTTAAAACTGTTtatcaaaatggaaagaatAAAGTCACAGTTTCAGCATCAAACTTGGAAGCTATACAGCAGACAGCCAACCGGTTCCTCTCCTCtttcccttccttttttttcgtgttgccAAAACGGCAAGGCCCGTTCTGTCGCCTGTGCACTGATACATACACAGACGAGACGCAGCCAGAAATCAGATCAAAAGACCACCACAATGTACACACCATGTCGTCGCTATATCTTCGGCATATCACGATCCGGAGAGACGATAGCAAGAGAGCAAGATAGAAATAAAGAACATCTATAGCCGATAGATGGATACAAATGTACACACAGAACAAGAGTTGGAGAAGCCACGGAGGGGGGTCCCTATACCCAACTACAAGTACGACAATATCCAAAGCTTCCCTTTTCTTGTGGTTTTTGGCCGGACGATGTACGCCATAGACGTCAACTCAAACGGTCCTTTGCTCCCTATCGCCCTGTGCAGTCCTATATAGTCTATATCCCccctatcttttttttttcttcctttttccacCAACTCTGGCACATATTAtagctttctctctctctcttttgctcgctttcctttctccttcttttcctaTACCCTATATAGGCGTCGCAGTATTGTTTACAAGCCAGAGGTTTCTGTCTCTCCGGTTCCGTGTGTCTTTCGCTGTCCCTCATAGCCGCACAGCCACAGTTTCAGCTTCCTTTTTATGCTGCCTTCCCTCTTTGTATTCCAATACCACCCCACCACGGCtcgggaaaggaaaaaaagaaaaaaaaatactattgCGATCCGATGTAATGCTCCAGTTAAGTCGTATATTACCCAACCCAAGTTGACTGTCGGATGAGAGTCCGTGAAGCAAATGAGGAATGGAGAGACAGGccattcattctttcttttccttctcccccccccccttcctcccACGTACACTTATCAAAAAgggaatagaaataaataaaaatacgagtaggaaaaataaaaataaaaaatacaggaCAAAGTTTTATGAATTTTCCCGGCGATCAAGCGGAACGAGATTCATCACCGgcatcctctctctctcttaaaccACCGAGAAAATGACAACACATAAATAAATGGCGGAATAATGGCaaggcaaaataaaaaccgtcACCAGCCAAAAGATGATTAACCTTCGTCGCGCCCATCCGTTGGTGCGGGCCCAATTCATCATTCATCAAAAAGTGTGCGCCTCTCAAATGATTGTGCGGATGGAGAAAAGATCAGCGTCATGCCGCCGCACCAGTCTGTCACGACCGTGAAGCCGCCGCACGCGTGCCCTCCTCTCTTTActctccccccctcctcccaaTGCCAACGCTAACATTCAAAAAGCGGTTTTTCCATACATCCACGTCAGCAAAAGATGTATATGCCCCTCTGCTCTTTCTTCCTTCCCTTCTTGTGTCTTTTGGCGTGATTTCCGCACTGCCACAAGAGGAGGCGGAAACTTGTCGCTCTGTCGTCTTTTCTCCGCGTTTTGTGTGAAtgcaacatttttgaaaaaaataataaaagataaaaagaagctCTTCCACTTGTGTCACGTCTATCGGCAACCGACCGTGAATCGCTCAGTCAAAAAAGACCATCAAACATTAAATGGAACGGCGGAACATGTGCCCGAGTTTGGCTGGACAATTGGGAAAATTTTGCAGACTAAAGATCGAGCTTAGCGCTCTTAATGTAACCAAAAATATAGGTGGACTTACCGGTGATGATGTTGTCTACGGGTGTTAACAGCATAGGCGGTCAtctttctatttaaaaaaaagagaaatttttttccgtgAATTTCGTGTACAGATGTAAATTGATTCAGATTTcacacaatttaatttttcgtctaaagaaataatttgatccagatttcacaaaatttttttttaccaacttTCTAAAGTCTctaaaaaactgaaatttcgacattttctAGACTGTCAAATTTcgcattgtttttttttctcttccggaAAATGTCGACATTTTCGCCTTTTCCGTGTTTGACCCATTTGGACGAGATAATTTTCCGGCTTGATTTGTGCATGGATAGAGGGACGCGCCTGATGCAAAAATAGTGGTGGTAGGGGGGTTATatttataagaagaagagaaaaaaaaataaaaataaccgGGTGGGAATAGAATCCAGCAACAACCCGAGCCAAACACACATAGAGAGAAGGACATGGGATAAGAAGAGCTCCACTATGTACGGCGCCCCCATGTTTGGTTGGTGATTTCTGTTAAGGTGCGCGCTCGAGGCGGTCCCTCTGACAGATGAGTGATGCATTGCTTGCCTGACATCACggcccccctcctcctcctcctcccctttACTCTTGTGTACGTGAAAAGCAGCTCTgcgtgatttttttcccttctgccGCTACTGCTTGCGCTCTTCTCTCGCATTTTCTTACAGTTCTTCCCTTTTACATAAACACAGGCTTTAACCTACTCTTCCCTGCGTCCGATCCCCACGACGAAACAGCCTACCAGCCTAGCtctacacatacacacacacatcagctGGTCGATTGGAGGTATTGAAAGGCATTTCAACAGTTCGGAGGCCTTATCGCATATAAAAGGCCTATATTACTCAACAATGccacactgctgctgctgctgctatagaTTACTCTTcactcctctttttttaccCCCTGCAGCCTGTTTGTCCATTTTTCCCGTCTTTTCTCACGGCATTGGGATGCCGTGCAAGTCCTGGATCATCACGCAAACCCCTCGCTTTATATCGACTgagggtttcttttttttttcttcagatgTGCCTATTGAAttgttttaccttttgacTCGAAGATTTATGGCATCTTTGTATCCCAACATCGTTATATTAGAGCTGTGATTATCCATGATACGTTTCTCCCTCATTATTACCCTCATTATTTATCAACCTACCGAAAGATCGAATGCGATTCTTTTTAGTTCGGAGAAGTTATACAGTAGCTGATAATTTAACTTTCCATTCTCAGCTTTaactgaattttattttttgcataCGGCAAGTGGCGGGagcaattaaagaaaaataaaaggaagtgACGTGCGTTTGACTTGTTTTCGTGTCAACCCAAAATTCTTTGACtcacgtgaaaaagaaaaaaaaaacgacgacaTAGTCGATGTCTACCACAAACGATGACATAGTAGTGACTGATTCTACCACCCTCCCTATGGCCCTACTATACAGTGTTCAACATCCAGTACAGTTTCCTCCCTCTTCGTGAAcgaaaaatacagaaaaaaaagttgttacaAAGACGTGTTGCGTGCCACTCGTGTAACGTACTTTTACCGAAAGACTGTTGAATAGCGTATAGTCTCTTTCAGGAATTTCCGACGTACAGAAAATATGCAGGGAAAAGTTCCGACATCTATTCCCCCCTCAAATTTTGATCGTTTTATTTCCGACGAAAATCTGATGTTCAcacttttttcacatttcttaTCAAATAACTCGAACAAAAAAGGTGCTTGCAACACCCCCAAGTGCCAACagcttttcatttcatcttttgAAAAGACTGTGGAAtcccaaaagaaagataacaaaaaagccatacacatacacaaacaaacaagaagctaaaaataaaaaataaaaaggggcgagggaatttaaaaaaaaaatgatttcaaaaagaaatttttcgaaaaaaagagcaaacagCAGCGGGagttatatatttaaaaaaaaataacaagcgtTGTACCTGAAGAATGATTCAGAGTATTACATAGACAACGCCGACCTTGGTTTGATATATTccacgtttcttcttctttttacttttttttcgttacacaaaaaaagaaaaaaatggtatATCTATCTATCCTTCTTTCTCTATAATATTTAACCGACTCAAAGATGATGGATGAGTGTGGAAAGGGGggagctccttttttttatatatatatttcattctctcttattattattattattattattatgattttgtttcatttgaattcttttgggttttttcctcgtttcttCGTCCCTTTCATCCGAGTTCGTCTTTTATCCGAATGGAATTGCGGAGAGCATCGAACCACGGAAGTCCATCTCAGTGTGGACACAACAATAGGCCGACACACACCAGCAGCAACTCATCGCAGCAGCCGGTCAAAGCGAACCGAccgtttttcttccatttcccaacactataagaagaagaagatgaagacaaCAAAATCCGTCATTCTTTCATTCATCGCCGAATCGGTCGATGATATCTGTGTTATTCCTATtgccaacaacaagaagacggagaagaagttgaaacatctcttttctctttgattcatttccatctccattattttctattaaacGGTGCCGCGTTTTCATTTGCCGTGAAGACGACAATAGAGAGCGCGGgctattcaaataataataataaaaaataaaaaaaaagaacgaaagaagCCTTCGAAAGTGTCTGACTGTGATCTTCATCATAGCTCGCCGTTTGACGCCGTGAGAAATCAACTAGTGCGACGAGCGACGTCGATgattgaaccttttttttttcctccgcaTTTCTCTCCTGTTGCTCCGAAAAAATCCCCCAGTCTCTCGTATCTCTGCGCCTCCTCCCCACCTATTTAGATATTATTCACGGCTTTGTGAAATATAAAAggcatacacacacattcgAACCGATCCATCATCAATCATCCATCTGATATCGTGGGGCTCTCGTTCCATTCCGTCCGCAAAGCTACCATCACTAGTACGACTCTACTTATAATAAAACTGTTCCCTagtatactactactactactactactactgcacTCCACCGAGTTGCCCAGGTGATCGGCCCAGGGTTCGAAGAAAAGAGTCCGTGAAACGTGGCCTCGTCTATACTGTAATTAGCAAGTCGTCAGactgcttttttttccctttttacttctcccttcttctttcggaTAATAATAAGCTGCGCTACATTGTCCAGGGAGAGCCCGATGATAATTCTGCTGTGAACACCTAGTTTCTCGAAATTTTCAGATCGTTCCGTTTTCGTTTAAGTTGTGGTCGTGGTTTTTTTCGGCTCTGTGGGGCCTACAATTCGCTCTACTTTGTGTTGATAGCCCTACGTGCCTATTAGAGACGGGAGGCTAATAGGTACGAACGGTTCCAACATTTCCACCAGTCATTTCAATCTCAATTTTTCTTCGACTTCTTTGTTCAAAAGAAGTAAACCCGGCCCCGCGAGCTGTGGCCAGTTC
Encoded proteins:
- the LOC124199971 gene encoding uncharacterized protein LOC124199971, whose product is MLQKTLFEFCVDSIIEEMERGWGRKSSKGSDIVDPEVSSNPLEHLPTAILEEVVRILGKKELLEKYLRWIILPQLHTLDLSLEGCEDRNQHSEKQMFEHLKCASLKCSMLKNLKLTHNVLNEENFIGLLPTFKNLQALDVSHTSVGDNCMWAVGTHCKYLRSLNVGLCREVTDFGIQGLCLDYIEKEDDEDKRISKAGDLEWQENCAPPRLSNSLEILHLYGTKVTDKGLQEALQKLRSLKILEHYSTVEVLGEMHREDWENTEKRNKIPKYALSKFVIRNANEQTSIDRVHRAVSHCPLITILWIFGRHYMDNANFDVIMIPIVNMIGNSLKEFTLYSFNSFNLCTIIDCCPNLRKLELCNSDCDTGPIVEKKKYSNIQERKTLGKLQELTLRFFEISTDDLITLMSSSSLKSIVLCRCETFNDDILQQAYDQHSFPNLEYLELYKCPLVTERGINFLLKERTPLKKIKIIGSWRMYSKEKVEDWNLQMVLKNRQLDIEFLVD